Within Cyprinus carpio isolate SPL01 chromosome A11, ASM1834038v1, whole genome shotgun sequence, the genomic segment TGTTCCCAAAGGAAATCTTCCCAGCAGAAATATGTGTTTATATTGCACTGTGATTTGTAGACACTAAGGTGAAAACTGACATCACTCTGTGCTCCATTCGTGTACCTCAAAGAGAATTGTGGGTACTTGGGAAGCACCGGGAGGCTATGGTGAAATAACCTCTGCGACACAATTACCTGCTCCATGAGAGGCTTTCAAGATCAGTAATCATCCCGTCAAAAACAGAATTCCCTTTGTGCTCGCTGAATAAATCTCATGCTCTTCGGCCTGATGGAAGCCTTCCAGAGTATGAACAGAATTCAGCAGGTAGTCCACACACCTTATACAGATAAATATCGGACAAAATTGGAATCGAGAGAGCCGAATGCACAAGAGGCTTACAGGCGTGTGATGCAGTTGAAGTGCCAGAAATGATAAGATCAAAATTATTCTCCACAGGACATCACAAGATCTTTACTGTGATACGCTCTGGCTTTATAGAAGCTGTCTGAGATGGGTTTTGTGGTTGTCTGCACTTCAGTGTTATGCTGCTTAAGGAGTTCTTATAGTTTTTTGTGAATGTTATGATCAGGATTTAAATAAGTTTTTGCATGGAAAGATGTGCCAACTGGAAATGGACGGCATTGGATAAGGTTGTTCGTGGTTTTGGATTGACAGCAGCTTGGGTGGCATTTCTTagaaataaatagatataaaaacaactgtaaaaatgcAGTAATGGAATTGTTTTCTCAATAGCAGAAAGTAGTCCTTATGCgtcccaaggctgcatttatttgatcaaaactacaataaaacttaattatcattacattttaaataaatgttttctattttactatattttaaaatgctattccTATatgtcaaagctgatttttcagcagctattgctttagtctttagtgtcacatgattcctcagaaatcattctgatttgctgctcaagaaacatttcatattaaaatacttattaatattttgataaaaaatgaatgcaataaaTTTCTTGAATACCCTGACCTACACAAGCCTTTAGCACCCCCTGCCACAAGCACTAAACAAACCCTAACACTCATTACAGACTAACTTTAACACTCATTTTGTGCAAGATTTACTATTTATTCTGGCACTATATATTTATCTACATAAGGCTATACAAGTTATCAGAAAGCTGAAAATCAAGTGACCTTTTTGTCTGGCTTATACAATATTTTGGAGTTTGATATATTACAAGGCACCTTTTATGAATTCTAAGAATCCTGACAGGGATTACGAATGgagatgtaaataataaaaaaaagctacagTTTATTGCTTCAAATTATATTCtgtacagagaaaaagaaaaacattaatgaaatccgAAAAGACAAAGACTACTATCAAAATATTCAGAAAGGAaaagacaaaacagacaaacataaaTACAGAAACCCGACATAAATTCTGacctaaaaacacttaaaatgccAGAAATGCAGCCCTGTtgaaaagtcaaataaataaaactcttttcTATCTCATGAGACACAAGTACATTTCACCACAATATGAGGCGCACACTACCCAGTGGCACGATTTAGTCTGTACAAGGAAGAGTCTAAAAACACACATAGATAAAAATTTAGATCAGCTTAGAGTGGCCATTGATATTTCCACAAACACAGTCTAGCACTAAAATTCATTTTCAGTCTCTACTGAAAATTTCCAAATGCATGTGGTATGAAGTGTTATCTGTTGATAAAGAGTGGATGCAAACACCCCTGAAACTGGTCATACTCGCACAAGAAACTGTTCTCAGCAATAGACCACTAAGACCACTTTCCTTATTGACATTGCTGTAAATAGTGGCTTCCTTTATTGCATTTTTGGCTGGCATCATGGGAAAAATGTCTCTTGCAGGCTTGAAAAGGGAGATGTTTTATTCCAAGAAACCATCCAGAGTGGTCAGGCTGGAGGTGGGCTTGCTTGTAACGGGCCTGGACACCTTCTTCCTCTTGGACTTCATGGCAAGGGGTCGAATCTCAGATAAAGGAGACTGATGCACGTACTAAAGTTAAGGAagcattatgaaaaaaaacaaacaaacaacttcaaataattatttacatacgTAATGGTAGCAATATAAGTATTTTCACTGGATAAGGATACAGGTTGGATAAATTTGGCTCTTCCTCCAAGTCCATCATAGCCAGATCTTACCTGGaataaaaaagatgcattaaGGCAAACTGCACAAAATGTTCAAAGGTTCGGGGactataagattttttttgttgttattgaaagaagtcaatacttttattcagcaagaatgcattaaattgatcaaaaagtgacagtaaagacatttattatttataattacaattatattgcagcctttgtgagaaacttctttcagaaacaaagGAAAATGTTAccacccccaaacttttgaatgatattttaTGTGTGCATGAAAACCAAGAAGAGAATTTGagaatccaccttatttttcccgtaATAGCGGcctcatttgtaaattttatgggtcCTGGCTTCCGGTGTTAtccgcttccagctatttttagctgtaccaAAAGGCTCGTTTTGTTACTCGATAATGCAAATTGGTGTgtattaccatattattttaatgtattatcttaattatcaacacactggtttgtagtgcaaaccgTTTGActgtttactgcacattgttattcttctcgttatttctcTATGGCGGCTAATGAACAGGAAGAAAATGGCTTCCTACCGCATTGAAGAATAAGATGGATAAGTTACGAAAACATCTAGAAGTCTCTCACAGTGCCGAATTTGCATGGGTCCAGCATGCTCCCTAACGTGTTCTTTCTGAAGAGCAGCGAGTTCCTTAACATGGGCCCCATCATGACATCATCTTCTTTAACACGAGAAttctgagaaaacacacacatacacattacacCCTCCATCTAATTCAGTGTCATATTCTTCAACACGAAGACACAATGCTTGAACACATACACTACGCCCGAGTGCATTTTCCATGTTTTTGGATGACGATCTGtggaaaaatgaaatcaaatagacATCAGTAGAAATCATATGAACAGTTGGACAAAACCGTACTGTGCGGAGTAAAAACTCACACCGAAGTGTCTAGACGCATCTTCTTAGATGGCACCTGAACGGGTTTCCTCTCCACCTGTTCGGGTGTGTTAATGTCGAAGGTCAGGTTGAGGTCAATTTCCTGAGAGTCTGTCATCAGACCATGACCAGGAGGCTTCAGCTCCAGAGGAGCAGGGCTGGAAATACAAAAATCAACAATGTCTCTTTCAGCAGTTCTACCAAATAGCCAAAAGTTTTGCTCAAAATATACAATCTGAAATTCTGACCTTTCGAAGACCAGTCTGCTGATGGCCTCATTGGTGCGGGTCGGAGTGCTTAACGTCCGCTGCAGAATTTCCACCTTCTTCTTCAAGCTCTGTGAAACAAGAGATGTCAGATCAAGAGTTTAgaaacacagcagaaaaaaattgcaCCCCCTTGTGGCTGATTTGAAGGGCATCTTGTAAAAGTATTTTGtagataaagtaaataaagtagaATTTCTAACAGTGATCTCTTTGTCTGCGTTGGACAGGTCCTTCTGAAGTGCCTTCATGTCCTCCTTTGTTCCGTTTGTCTCTGCAGTGGCTTTTTGCAACtgcagtaaaaaaattaaaacaaatgaataaatggatgCAGAAAAAGCTATAAAAAGATCAATAACAATTATGCATTtctaaataatgatatttttgttaGGCAGTCTCAGAGACAAGAAATGAACCTTGCTGTTAGAAGAGAACAGTTCCCTTTTTAGTTTCTCACACATCTCATTTGATGACTTGAGGCTTCCTTTCAGATTGTCGTACTCCCTGAGGATGAATAAAATATAGCACTATATAACACTCACTCACAGCATATGAGGAAACACAAACGGTTTGGGGAAGTAAAACTGTTGAGgttttacgttttaaaatatacagcTACACTACATATGCagcagtgagagtgtgtgtatctgCAGGAAAGTAAAACTTACTTTTTAAGTGAGATGCAGTATATGGACAGCTGTTCAACAGCAGACTGACCAACACCCATATCAGTGATCATGGCCTCCacctctgacctttgaccctgtAGAACCACATCTAAACTAAAGGACAGAAACATGCACAAAAGAGCACGTGAACAAACAATAAAGTCCACTAAGTTTTTTTAACCGTACAACTAATCAgacagttaatttattatttttattgttcacGTGAGGAGATGGACACAAACGTTTTGGCTCTCAGGCCTTCTTAAGTGTGTCAATCTCCTAATGtgatcaataatttttttttttacttaattattgatattggaaggtttctttttttttctacaaatttgCCACTCAAATATTggaaggtttctttttttttctacaaatttgCCACTCAATACACactattatttactcactgtctctctctctctcacatacatttaacaacaaaaaccTGTCTTAGACAAATGAATTAGTACCTTTCATAGGTTTTCATTTTGACCCGGAGTCGCTTGGCTTCCTCTTTGGCTGCTTGCCCTTCATTTTTCTGACTCTCCAAGAAATTCATCTGTTTCTGAGAATTTCATGTACAGCAAAGTCAATaccagtattaaaataatatgcagAAAGCATACTGGACTAACAGACAcaacagtttccactaaaataaacGTACCCGGAGGACAGAACACAGCATCTCTTTGTCTCCGATTTCCTTCCGGAGTCTTTCCAGGTCCTTCTTCTGCCTCTCAATTGTGTCTTTTAGAGTGTCTACTGACTTCTGCTTGTCCCTCCATTCTTTCTCTGGAATGCAAACACAGAATATGAATGGATGGGCATTTTAAGGATCAATCAAAAACTTGAGTCGATTATTTCAGTCTTACCTTTTTCAGACAGCACTGCTTTCATGCGATCAAGCTCATTCTGAAATTGGaacaataaaacaagcaaatcTGTCAATAATTGTTTACTGCGTGAACAAACACTGAGCACTGAATAAATTCAGCAGCATGCTTTATCACCTGTAAACTTTCAGGATCTGCTGGCGTCCCATCCTCCTCTGGTGCTATGTCAAAGAACAGCTTGTTGATAATGTGCCGCGTACTGACCTGAAACACAAAGAGTGAGGGTTTCATCGCAGTCCAGACCTTCaattcatttaattgaattaatcagAAGAATAAGTCAGTTCACAGGTTTACCTGTTTCCTGCATTGGGGACAGGTTTTATTTGGGGCCGACTGAAACCACTGGAGAAgacttttttgaaaagaaaagaaacaaagtcTTTAAAAAAGTCATTGAGAAACATTATTTCTTGTTTAACATTCAAACATGgacatttctaaatatttgaatgtacatACAATAATAATTGGTCAGGTTCCTACACCTTTTGACCATTGAATTTtcataactttattattttttttagggtttaaattaaaataatagtttaatagacactttttatagacttttaatttttttagcaatTAGGATCCTGTGTTAATTAACACGTAATGGTATAATAATTGTGTtgttataataatgcatattatattataaaatcaacaaaagcaaacatgcagAAGAGTAAAAGGAGACAGACTTACCAGACATAATGAAAAGTGTGACCACAGTGAATTGCAGCCACATCTTTGGAATTATCAAAGAAATCTGAGCAGATGGTGCAATATGCTCGAATGGGCATTGTTGATCTAAAATATTAAGACACAAGAAGGTCAAAATCTTAATGTTGATGACACggtttgtgttttgttcattACTGATGTGTTGTGGTACCCTTGTGCTTCCGGTTAATTACTTAATGTGCTGTGTTTACTCACCCAGATGACGCTGAGACGATCGAGAGCTCTTATTCACACGGATTTGTTCAATTAAACCCCATAATTATGTTTATATGGCttgtttttggtttagttttgagCTCCTGAAAAACAGAGAAGCGGCGCGCTTGGTTCAAACGTAATGACTCCTCCTCTTTGATCGCGTCATCAACATACGACACCGTGCTGCCTGAGAAATTTACGGAAAACCTTTTCGATGAGGTTAAGCGAGGTTTATAAGATTTaagagtttaatttaatttgacataaaacgcggacattttttttttttttttttttttttttttttagtacagtaGCAATACTTTAAAAACTATACGTTCTCgaattaaaaactacatttcccatggtACATCTCGTGCGCGATGACGCCTGCGACAGTCCGAGTTGACTTTTGATCCAAGTCAACGTACAGTGATTTGGATAAACACTGTTTAAGGTACAGTAACGATCATTTGTATTGTGAGTCTAAACTATGTAAACAACATCTGTTAGACAACTCTTAAGTTCATGCTGGCGCAGAATAAGTTGTTTACAATATACAAAGAACAGCACTAACATACACAGCTCCGTGGCTAGTTTGTTAGCCGGAGTGGATTTATAGACATGAGAAAATCAACAAATCTTCCATATGCGTTCAGTTGCAAGAATATCTCAAGATTGGCATTAACATACACTGTGTTTGACAGTTTTAAATAGAGAAGTTGCGTtgagatttgattt encodes:
- the LOC109097000 gene encoding E3 ubiquitin-protein ligase TRAIP-like, with product MPIRAYCTICSDFFDNSKDVAAIHCGHTFHYVCLLQWFQSAPNKTCPQCRKQVSTRHIINKLFFDIAPEEDGTPADPESLQNELDRMKAVLSEKEKEWRDKQKSVDTLKDTIERQKKDLERLRKEIGDKEMLCSVLRKQMNFLESQKNEGQAAKEEAKRLRVKMKTYESLDVVLQGQRSEVEAMITDMGVGQSAVEQLSIYCISLKKEYDNLKGSLKSSNEMCEKLKRELFSSNSKLQKATAETNGTKEDMKALQKDLSNADKEITSLKKKVEILQRTLSTPTRTNEAISRLVFESPAPLELKPPGHGLMTDSQEIDLNLTFDINTPEQVERKPVQVPSKKMRLDTSVSSSKNMENALGRSNSRVKEDDVMMGPMLRNSLLFRKNTLGSMLDPCKFGTVRSGYDGLGGRAKFIQPSPLSEIRPLAMKSKRKKVSRPVTSKPTSSLTTLDGFLE